Proteins encoded in a region of the Onychostoma macrolepis isolate SWU-2019 chromosome 20, ASM1243209v1, whole genome shotgun sequence genome:
- the LOC131526601 gene encoding maternal DNA replication licensing factor mcm3-like: protein MPLGSTVDVFATEDPNITEAAEQELQIYEKKDNILHGHRKKREKVVTMEFIRKYIHVAKLVKPVLTQEASDYIAEEYSRLRSHDQVNSDSARTMPVTARALETMIRLSSEDSEMDVSQSQDTESQRNLSCLSSAKSEEQASISEKQSKEEG, encoded by the exons ATGCCACTGGGGAGTACAGTAGATGTGTTTGCCACTGAGGACCCGAACATCACAGAAGCAGCCGAGCAGGAGCTACAGATCTATGAGAAAAAAGATAATATCCTGCATGGCCACAGGAAGAAAAG GGAGAAGGTTGTTACCATGGAGTTCATCAGGAAGTACATCCACGTCGCTAAGCTGGTGAAGCCAGTCCTGACACAGGAGGCATCGGACTACATAGCAGAGGAGTATTCCAGACTCCGGAGCCATGACCAAGTCAACAGTGACTCCGCCAGG ACGATGCCTGTGACCGCTCGAGCTCTGGAGACCATGATTAGATTGTCTAGTGAGGACTCTGAGATGGACGTCTCTCAGAGCCAAGATACAGAGAGTCAAAGGAACCTAAG TTGT CTGAGCTCAGCCAAGTCAGAAGAGCAGGCCAGTATCTCAGAGAAGCAGTCAAAGGAAGAAGGCTGA